The DNA sequence TCCCGACCAGAATCCCTGGCACACGGATTGATATGAACTTCCAGGTGGGCCGCCGTGGAACCACGGACAATGGCCTGATAAGGGAAACCTTCTACAGATTCGGCATTAACGTCAACATTGGAGAACGCTGGTTCCAGAAGACACGGCTCGGATAATAGGAAGGCCCGGACCCGTCTCGGGACACGCTGAACCAAGATATTCCATGTCTATGAAAACGCTCTTATCCCCGTTCGGTGGAGCCGCCATCGTTCTCAGCCTGCTGATGCTGGCACCAGAAACCGCCCTCTCGCAGTCTGGTGACCAGGAAAAGGCCATGTACTACAGCCTCTACTACGAGGACTTCAAGAACGAAAACTACGCGGGTGCGCTACAGAATCTGCAGTGGATTCTGCAGAATGCGCCAGGGTTTCCTCGAAACAACGATCGAAATTTTGAGCGCGCCGTCAAGGTTTTTCGGGAGATGGCCGTCGCTGAAGAGGACCTCGCCACGCGGCAGGCCTATTTCGACTCAGCGCTAGTCATTTTCGACACAGCCGTGTCCAGATTACAGGACGCAAACGCAGAGGTGAGCGAGCGGGACTGGATCTTCGCAAAGGGCAAATTCATACAGGAAAACGCAGAGCATCTGCCGGACCTGCAGCCCATGATCACGGACCTCTACCGGCAGGCTTACGATCTGGAGCCTCAGAAGCTGCAGCCTTACTACATGAACTACATTATCGCCGGCTACGCACAGAAAGGCGACAAGCAGGCTGCGGTTGATTTCATTGACGTCCTCGACGCGGAGTTCCCAGAGAACGAAGAGGTGCGCACCATGCTCACCAATTGGCGAGGCGCACTGTTCACGTCGCCCGAAGAGCGATTTGATTTCATTTCCAGTCAGCTTGAAAAGGATCCGTCGAACTGCCAGTTCATACTCGAGAAGTTTGAGCTCGCTCTTGATCTGGGTTTTCGAGACGATGTCTACCAGCTTGAGCAGCGCGTGCTGAACTGCGAGGCTACGTCGAAGACGTTCTTCTTGCTGGGTGTCATGAAGCTCGAGGACGGCGAAGCCGATCAGGCGTTCGGAATGTTCGAGCAGGCCATGGGAATGCCGGACGGCAACGAAAGGGCCAAGGATATCTACTACAACATGGGAATCGCCCAGCAGCAACTGGGTCGACTCTCCAGGGCCCGGACGTACTTCCGGCGAGCGCTCGATATTGATCGCAACTACGGTGCTGCATACATGGCCATCGGCGACCTCTACGTCACCGCGGTGTCTAACTGCGGTAGTTTCGAACGAGAAGACCGCGCCGTGTACTGGCTCGTCACGGACTACTACGACCGCGCCCGCTCTGTAGACCCGACGGTCGCAGGTGCAGCGCAACGCAAGAGCCGCCAGTATCGAGCCTACTACCCTGACCAGGAGGCTCTCTTCTTCAAGGGTTGGCAGGTGGGCCAGCGCTACGTGGTAGACTACGGATGCTACGGCTGGATCAGCGAGGCGACTACCGTCAAGAGTCCGTAGACTGAGCGTCTATCGTCATTTGCAAGGGCCGGCCGGAAACTGCCGGCCCTTTTTTGTTGCCTTTCCGCGACAACGCTTCATTTGTTATTGCCAGTCGCAGTATCGAATTTTCGATACCACCAGACCGTTTGTCGATACCCATCATACTGATCAATTCGTAATTCCCATGTCGATCATCGAAGAAGTAATCGCACGTCAGATTCTTGACAGCAGAGGCAATCCAACCATCGAAGTCGACGTCATTACGACCGAGGGTGCCTTTGGTCGGGCGGCGGTTCCGAGCGGCGCCTCCACCGGTGAACACGAGGCCGTGGAGTTGCGAGACGGCGACCCCGACGTGTACATGGGAAAGGGCGTTCTGCAGGCCGTACGAAACGTGAACGAAATGATCGCGCCCGAGATCATGGGCTTCGAGGTTCTGCAGCAAACGGCCCTGGATCGATACCTCATTGACCTCGATGGAACTCCCAACAAGAGTAAACTCGGCGCCAACGCAATTCTTGGAGTCTCTCTTGCCGTGGCCAGGGCGGCTGCAGATACGCTGGGACTCCCGCTTTACCGGTACATCGGTGGCACGCACACGAACCGGTTGCCCGTACCCATGATGAACATCATCAACGGGGGCCGGCACGCCGACAACAACGTGGATATGCAGGAGTTCATGGTGATGCCGACCGGTGCTGCGTCATTCTCGGAAGCCCTCCGCATGGGTGTCGAGATCTTTCACAATTTGAAAAAGGTGCTGCAGTCGAAAGGCTACAATACGGCGGTCGGTGATGAAGGTGGTTTTGCTCCAGACCTGAAGTCGAACGAGGAAGCGATTGAGGTCATCCTGGAGGCGGTGGAGAAGGCCGGATACGAGGCCGGAAAGGACATGCACATCGCACTCGACCCGGCGTCTTCGGAGATGTTCGAGGACGGCGCTTATGTCTTCTACAAGAGTGATCCCGGAAAGCGCCGGTCGTCCGATGACATGGTCAAATTCTGGACAAGCTGGGTCGATCAATACCCGATTATTTCAGTCGAAGACGCGATGGACGAGAACGACTGGGCCGGGTGGAAAAACCTCACCGAAGCGGTCGGTGACCGCGTGCAGCTCGTCGGCGACGACCTGTTCGTGACAAATACGGAACGGCTTCGCAAGGGTATCAATGAGGGCTGCACGAACTCTATCCTGATCAAGTTGAACCAGATCGGTACCTTAACCGAAACGCTCGAGGCAATCGAACTGGCACACCAGAATGGATTTACGTCCGTTATCAGTCACCGATCAGGGGAAACGGAGGACGCTACGATTGCTGATCTTGCCGTCGCGACAGGCGCCGGCCAGATCAAGACGGGTTCGGCAAGCCGGAGCGATCGGACGGCCAAGTACAACCAGCTTTTGCGGATCGAGCAAGAAATCGGCGCGGTGGCCGAGTACCCCGGTCTGAACGCATTTAGATTCTAGGCCAGGATGGAGATCGGACTTCTCACATGGCTGAAGGAACCTCGGGTTCGCAAGCGTTTCGTTCTTGCAGCGATTTCGTTCGTCATCGTCTGGCTGACATTCTTCGACAGCCACTCGCTTGTAAAGCGAATTGCATGGCACCGGGAGCTGGGCCAACTGCAGCAGGCCAACGAGGAGTTGGAACTCGAGATCAGCCACCTGGAAACCGAGATTGAAAAAGGCCTTTCCGATGAACGTGTGGAGCAGATCGCTCGCGAAGAGTACCACATGAAGAAGCCCGAAGAGACCGTCTACCGAATCGAGACCGCCGACTAGTCATCTTCGTAGAGTGTGACGCTCATGTACGCAATCGGAATCGATCTGGGCGGAACCTCAATCAAGGGAGCACTCGTTGAGCGCGGTCAGGGGTTGGTGCATCAGCATACGCTGGACACCGAGAGTGACGAAGGCCCGTCTCACGTACTCGATCGGATAACGACCGTCGTTCGCGAACTTAGATCATACGCCCCCTCTGCATCGGTGGAGGGTGTTGGCATCGGGGCGCCCGGTTCGATAGGCTGGACTCGCGCCACGGTTCGCAGACCGCCCAACTTCCCGGGGTGGATGGACATCAATGTCCGTGACGAGATTCAGCGACGGCTCGGCGAGCAATTGCCCGTCCTCGTCGAGAACGATGCGAATGCCGCGGCGCTCGGATCGGCCTTCTATGGCGCGGGCCGCCCATACGACGATTTCATCATGATCACGCTGGGTACCGGAGTCGGCGGAGCCATCATCTACAAGGATCGCATCTTCCGCGGGTCGACCGGCGGTGCAGGCGAGATTGGACACATGACGATTGACTACGAGGGACCATTCGCTCGCTCCGGTGTGGCCGGCGCGATCGAGGCCTACCTGGGTCAACGCTTCCTCTCTCGCCACGCCCGATATCGACTCATGACGCGAGACGACAGTGTCATCCACAACATGGCACAGGAAGACCTGCTCGGGATCACG is a window from the Rhodothermales bacterium genome containing:
- a CDS encoding ROK family protein yields the protein MYAIGIDLGGTSIKGALVERGQGLVHQHTLDTESDEGPSHVLDRITTVVRELRSYAPSASVEGVGIGAPGSIGWTRATVRRPPNFPGWMDINVRDEIQRRLGEQLPVLVENDANAAALGSAFYGAGRPYDDFIMITLGTGVGGAIIYKDRIFRGSTGGAGEIGHMTIDYEGPFARSGVAGAIEAYLGQRFLSRHARYRLMTRDDSVIHNMAQEDLLGITPKMLYDAACSGDEGAREVLAWAGHKLGCVLGSCVNLLDIRTIVVGGGLSAAGDYILDATRSAIVRFVTPGLRENLLVIQETLGNEVGMLGAARLIFEYLDEQPPDSEDPVERSRPSA
- the eno gene encoding phosphopyruvate hydratase, whose amino-acid sequence is MSIIEEVIARQILDSRGNPTIEVDVITTEGAFGRAAVPSGASTGEHEAVELRDGDPDVYMGKGVLQAVRNVNEMIAPEIMGFEVLQQTALDRYLIDLDGTPNKSKLGANAILGVSLAVARAAADTLGLPLYRYIGGTHTNRLPVPMMNIINGGRHADNNVDMQEFMVMPTGAASFSEALRMGVEIFHNLKKVLQSKGYNTAVGDEGGFAPDLKSNEEAIEVILEAVEKAGYEAGKDMHIALDPASSEMFEDGAYVFYKSDPGKRRSSDDMVKFWTSWVDQYPIISVEDAMDENDWAGWKNLTEAVGDRVQLVGDDLFVTNTERLRKGINEGCTNSILIKLNQIGTLTETLEAIELAHQNGFTSVISHRSGETEDATIADLAVATGAGQIKTGSASRSDRTAKYNQLLRIEQEIGAVAEYPGLNAFRF
- a CDS encoding tetratricopeptide repeat protein, which produces MKTLLSPFGGAAIVLSLLMLAPETALSQSGDQEKAMYYSLYYEDFKNENYAGALQNLQWILQNAPGFPRNNDRNFERAVKVFREMAVAEEDLATRQAYFDSALVIFDTAVSRLQDANAEVSERDWIFAKGKFIQENAEHLPDLQPMITDLYRQAYDLEPQKLQPYYMNYIIAGYAQKGDKQAAVDFIDVLDAEFPENEEVRTMLTNWRGALFTSPEERFDFISSQLEKDPSNCQFILEKFELALDLGFRDDVYQLEQRVLNCEATSKTFFLLGVMKLEDGEADQAFGMFEQAMGMPDGNERAKDIYYNMGIAQQQLGRLSRARTYFRRALDIDRNYGAAYMAIGDLYVTAVSNCGSFEREDRAVYWLVTDYYDRARSVDPTVAGAAQRKSRQYRAYYPDQEALFFKGWQVGQRYVVDYGCYGWISEATTVKSP
- a CDS encoding septum formation initiator family protein; protein product: MEIGLLTWLKEPRVRKRFVLAAISFVIVWLTFFDSHSLVKRIAWHRELGQLQQANEELELEISHLETEIEKGLSDERVEQIAREEYHMKKPEETVYRIETAD